In one window of Pseudoliparis swirei isolate HS2019 ecotype Mariana Trench chromosome 15, NWPU_hadal_v1, whole genome shotgun sequence DNA:
- the slc25a1b gene encoding tricarboxylate transport protein B, mitochondrial, producing the protein MSGLPGFVNPFPRPRCLAAAAAPLGKAKLTHPGKAIMAGGIAGGIEICITFPTEYVKTQLQLDEKANPPKYKGISDCVKQTVNGHGVKGLYRGLSSLVYGSIPKAAVRFGVFEFLSNKMRDESGKLDSKQGLLCGLGAGVAEAVFVVCPMETVKVKFIHDQTSANPKFKGFFHGVKEIIRVEGLKGTYQGLTATVLKQGSNQAIRFYVMTSLRNWYKGDDPNKAMNPLMTGLFGAGAGAVSVFSNTPLDVIKTRMQGLEAHKYKSTMDCAVKIMKHEGPKAFYKGTVPRLGRVCMDVAIVFIIYEEVVKVLNKVWHTD; encoded by the exons ATGTCGGGACTACCGGGATTCGTGAACCCGTTCCCCAGGCCCCGGTGTCTGGCGGCGGCTGCGGCTCCGTTGGGGAAAGCCAAACTCACCCACCCGGGGAAGGCGATCATGGCGG GAGGCATCGCGGGAGGCATCGAGATCTGCATCACCTTCCCCACCGAGTACGTGAAGACGCAGCTGCAGCTGGACGAGAAGGCCAACCCCCCCAAATACAAAGGAATCA GTGACTGCGTGAAGCAGACGGTGAACGGTCACGGGGTGAAAGGTCTGTACAGAGGACTGAGCTCCCTGGTGTACGGGTCCATACCCAAAGCTGCtgtcag ATTCGGGGTGTTCGAGTTCCTCAGCAACAAGATGCGCGATGAAAGTGGAAAGCTAGACAGCAAGCAGGGGTTGCTGTGCGGCCTCGGCGCCGGCGTGGCGGAGGCCGTGTTCGTGGTCTGTCCCATGGAGACGGTGAAG gtGAAATTCATCCACGATCAGACATCGGCAAACCCAAAGTTCAAAGGCTTCTTCCACGGAGTGAAGGAGATCATAAGAGTTGaag GCCTGAAGGGGACGTACCAGGGCCTCACCGCCACCGTGCTGAAGCAAGGCTCCAACCAGGCCATCCGCTTCTACGTCATGACCTCCCTGAGGAACTGgtacaaag GCGACGACCCCAACAAGGCCATGAACCCTCTGATGACCGGGTTGTTCGGGGCCGGCGCCGGCGCCGTCAGCGTGTTCAGCAACACGCCGCTGGACGTCATCAAGACCCGGATGCAG GGTCTCGAAGCCCACAAGTACAAAAGCACCATGGACTGCGCCGTCAAGATCATGAAGCACGAAGGCCCGAAGGC GTTCTACAAAGGCACCGTCCCTCGGCTTGGTCGGGTCTGCATGGACGTGGCCATCGTCTTCATCATCTACGAGGAAGTCGTGAAGGTCCTCAACAAAGTTTGGCACACGGACTGA